The following are encoded together in the Salvia hispanica cultivar TCC Black 2014 chromosome 6, UniMelb_Shisp_WGS_1.0, whole genome shotgun sequence genome:
- the LOC125195483 gene encoding putative F-box protein At1g33530 gives MTREIFRRLPIKCIMKCNCVCKSWRNLIKGGDFEMWYTPQPGLAFVHRDIGFAVCDEAYKPLCHFSFPPLKEDSTTSLLCVVVGSANGLILVWNGTDARLFVCNPITSEYIKLPLPYMTSHIFGFGVSKLSGQYKILCGAHVYTLGREGGCWRSIAAAIGRPRLPWENAVFFNGNLHWLTIDYKENGIPLVCCFDLETELFTSFFLPPRDHITNYDDGYLLYLNGEYRLCVLDGRLCLCDKLRRGHTVIWKMDTYGDANSWVKAYTVSDIHGIIFPLKVFANGDLLFSA, from the coding sequence ATGACGAGAGAGATCTTTAGAAGACTTCCGATTAAATGCATTATGAAGTGCAATTGTGTTTGCAAATCATGGCGCAATTTGATAAAAGGTGGCGACTTTGAGATGTGGTATACTCCGCAACCAGGCCTGGCTTTTGTTCATCGAGACATCGGGTTTGCAGTCTGCGACGAGGCCTACAAGCCACTTTGCCACTTCAGCTTTCCTCCTCTCAAAGAAGATTCAACTACTAGTCTCCTTTGTGTCGTAGTTGGTTCAGCTAATggtttgattttggtttggAATGGAACTGATGCTAGGCTTTTCGTATGCAATCCAATTACAAGTGAATATATCAAGCTCCCTCTTCCGTATATGACTAGCCACATATTTGGATTTGGCGTGAGCAAATTAAGTGGACaatacaagattttatgtggCGCTCATGTATACACTCTAGGAAGAGAAGGAGGGTGTTGGAGAAGCATTGCTGCGGCAATAGGCCGCCCTCGACTGCCGTGGGAAAATGCAGTATTTTTCAATGGAAATCTTCACTGGTTGACAATTGATTATAAGGAGAATGGAATTCCCTTGGTTTgttgctttgatcttgaaaccGAGTTGTTTACCAGCTTTTTTCTTCCTCCTCGAGATCACATTACTAATTATGATGATGGATACTTGTTATATTTGAATGGCGAATATCGGCTATGTGTCTTGGATGGTCGGTTATGTTTATGCGATAAATTACGACGTGGTCACACTGTTATCTGGAAGATGGACACCTACGGGGATGCGAATTCTTGGGTAAAGGCATACACGGTTAGTGATATCCATGGAATTATTTTCCCGCTCAAAGTTTTTGCAAATGGTGACTTGTTGTTTTCCGCCTGA